One part of the Arabidopsis thaliana chromosome 1 sequence genome encodes these proteins:
- the SmD3 gene encoding snRNP core protein SMD3 (snRNP core protein SMD3 (SmD3); FUNCTIONS IN: molecular_function unknown; LOCATED IN: nuclear body, nucleolus, nucleus, small nucleolar ribonucleoprotein complex; EXPRESSED IN: 22 plant structures; EXPRESSED DURING: 13 growth stages; CONTAINS InterPro DOMAIN/s: Like-Sm ribonucleoprotein (LSM) domain (InterPro:IPR001163), Like-Sm ribonucleoprotein (LSM) domain, eukaryotic/archaea-type (InterPro:IPR006649), Like-Sm ribonucleoprotein (LSM)-related domain (InterPro:IPR010920); BEST Arabidopsis thaliana protein match is: Small nuclear ribonucleoprotein family protein (TAIR:AT1G20580.1); Has 1247 Blast hits to 1247 proteins in 231 species: Archae - 2; Bacteria - 0; Metazoa - 471; Fungi - 341; Plants - 223; Viruses - 0; Other Eukaryotes - 210 (source: NCBI BLink).) — translation MSRSLGIPVKLLHESSGHIVSVEMKSGELYRGSMIECEDNWNCQLENITYTAKDGKVSQLEHVFIRGSLVRFLVIPDMLKNAPMFKDVRGKGKSASLGVGRGRGAAMRAKGTGRGTGGGRGAVPPVRR, via the exons ATGAGTCGGAGTTTGGGGATTCCGGTGAAGCTTCTTCACGAATCGTCCGGTCATATCGTGAGTGTAGAGATGAAGAGCGGTGAGCTTTACAGAGGAAGCATGATCGAGTGTGAGGATAATTGGAACTGTCAGCTCGAGAACATCACCTATACGGCCAAG GATGGTAAGGTATCACAGCTTGAGCATGTCTTCATTCGAGGCAGCTTAGTCAG GTTTTTAGTCATACCAGACATGTTAAAGAATGCTCCAATGTTCAAGGATGTTAGGGGCAAG GGAAAGAGCGCTTCACTAGGTGTAGGCAGAGGTAGAGGTGCTGCAATGCGAGCCAAA GGTACTGGGCGTGGAacaggaggaggaagaggggCTGTGCCACCTGTGAGGAGATAG
- a CDS encoding AMP-dependent synthetase and ligase family protein (AMP-dependent synthetase and ligase family protein; FUNCTIONS IN: catalytic activity; INVOLVED IN: metabolic process; CONTAINS InterPro DOMAIN/s: AMP-binding, conserved site (InterPro:IPR020845), AMP-dependent synthetase/ligase (InterPro:IPR000873); BEST Arabidopsis thaliana protein match is: acyl activating enzyme 1 (TAIR:AT1G20560.1); Has 63645 Blast hits to 61448 proteins in 3348 species: Archae - 1176; Bacteria - 38905; Metazoa - 2898; Fungi - 2339; Plants - 2105; Viruses - 1; Other Eukaryotes - 16221 (source: NCBI BLink).), with protein sequence MEGTMRCSANYVPLSPISFLERAAVVFGSRTSVVYGDIQYTWHQTRDRCVRLASALSDLGLSRHDVVAALAPNVPALCELYFGAPMAGAVLCVLNTTFDSQMLAMALEKTKPKVFFVDSEFLSVAEESLSLLSNIEEKPLIITITENPTEQSKYEQYEDFLSTGNPNFKPIRPVDECDPIALNFTSGTTSTPKCVVYSHRGAYLNATAVGVMNEMKPMPVYLCTVPMYHCSGWCYIWTVTAFGGVIVCLREVNDEVIFDSIVKHKVTNFGGSPPVLNMIANARDSVKKSFPWTVQVMSGGSSPPEVMLKLKKLGFKVMMAYGCSEVYGLGTACLWMPEWETLPEEESLRLKARDGLNHFAKEAVDVLDPTTMKSVPHDGKTIRVIALRGNTVMSGYFKDKEATEAAFRGGWYWSRDMGVIDPDGYIQFKDRSQDVITCGGEIVGSKEIEGILYSHPAVYDAGVVGRPDETLGESMCAFVKLKEGAEAREEEIIEFCKRKLGNKNMKMIPKTVVFSDVPKTPTGKIRKNVLRKMAKDMGYVQLRAVE encoded by the exons atggaaggaACAATGAGGTGCTCAGCGAATTACGTCCCGCTTTCTCCGATCAGCTTTCTCGAGAGAGCTGCTGTCGTCTTCGGCTCCAGAACCTCTGTCGTGTATGGTGATATTCAGTACACGTGGCACCAAACACGTGACCGTTGCGTCCGCCTTGCATCTGCTCTCTCTGACCTTGGTCTCTCTCGCCATGACGTT GTGGCTGCTTTAGCGCCAAATGTTCCTGCGTTATGCGAGCTTTATTTTGGAGCTCCGATGGCTGGAGCAGTACTTTGCGTGTTGAACACGACATTCGATTCTCAGATGCTTGCGATGGCGCTGGAGAAAACGAAGCCAAAAGTATTCTTCGTTGACTCTGAGTTCCTCTCTGTCGCTGAAGAATCTCTCAGTCTCCTCTCAAACATTGAAGAAAAACCTCTCATCATCACAATCACAGAAAATCCAACAGAGCAATCAAAATATGAACAATACGAGGATTTTCTCTCCACtggaaaccctaatttcaaacCAATACGACCAGTTGACGAATGTGATCCAATCGCCCTCAACTTCACATCTGGAACCACATCGACTCCCAAATGTGTCGTCTATAGTCATCGCGGTGCCTATCTGAACGCAACTGCTGTTGGTGTTATGAATGAGATGAAACCAATGCCGGTTTATCTATGTACAGTTCCTATGTATCATTGTAGCGGGTGGTGCTATATTTGGACAGTTACGGCTTTTGGAGGAGTCATCGTCTGTCTCAGGGAAGTCAACGACGAAGTTATATTTGATAGTATCGTGAAGCACAAGGTAACTAACTTTGGTGGCTCGCCTCCGGTTCTCAACATGATTGCTAATGCAAGAGACTCGGTCAAGAAGTCGTTTCCATGGACCGTACAGGTTATGAGCGGAGGATCCTCTCCTCCTGAG GTCATGTTGAAACTCAAGAAGCTAGGATTCAAAGTGATGATGGCTTATGGATGCTCGGAGGTGTATGGACTAGGAACAGCTTGTTTGTGGATGCCCGAGTGGGAGACTCTACCTGAAGAGGAGAGTTTAAGGCTCAAGGCAAGAGATGGTCTCAACCATTTCGCCAAGGAAGCTGTCGATGTATTGGACCCAACCACCATGAAATCGGTTCCACACGACGGAAAGACTATCAGGGTAATTGCTCTCCGGGGAAATACAGTCATGAGCGGTTACTTCAAGGACAAGGAAGCCACTGAAGCGGCTTTTCGAGGTGGATGGTACTGGAGTCGCGACATGGGTGTTATAGATCCTGATGG CTACATACAATTTAAAGATAGGTCACAAGATGTTATAACATGCGGAGGAGAAATCGTGGGATCAAAGGAGATCGAAGGGATTCTCTATAGTCACCCGGCGGTTTATGACGCAGGGGTCGTGGGTCGACCGGACGAAACTTTAGGAGAATCGATGTGTGCTTTCGTGAAGCTCAAAGAAGGAGCTGAAGcgagagaggaagagatcaTTGAGTTCTGCAAGAGAAAGCTTGGGAATAAGAACATGAAGATGATTCCAAAGACAGTAGTCTTCTCGGATGTTCCTAAGACTCCCACTGGGAAGATTCGAAAGAATGTTCTGAGAAAGATGGCCAAGGATATGGGTTATGTTCAATTGAGAGCTGTGGAGTAA